In the Sarcophilus harrisii chromosome 3, mSarHar1.11, whole genome shotgun sequence genome, one interval contains:
- the LOC100914556 gene encoding claudin-16-like isoform X3: MGPAGRLGYCRLQAPMLGPSLLPLASLALFSTALLLTATWTDCWVVNSDDSLEVSHKCQGLWRACVTNLLDGIRTCDQYDSILATHPRRRVLTRALLLVAGMLCSCGLVALLLTLTQVQLLGTDPRRRVRLAWASGCLLGAGGFPGALGSLWFAVEVAMERTLPTHPRGPLTGYYEWGWSCWLGIVGSAGCMATALGLACCLPGLRLPGRRGHGHQFRSRLHPQAIYILDSSV; the protein is encoded by the exons ATGGGACCGGCTGGACGTCTGGGTTACTGTCGCCTGCAGGCTCCAATGCTAGGACCCAGTCTCTTGCCGCTGGCCAGTCTGGCCCTGTTCTCTACGGCTTTGCTGCTCACGGCCACCTGGACCGACTGCTGGGTGGTTAACTCAGATGACAGTCTGGAG GTAAGCCACAAATGCCAAGGGCTGTGGCGGGCGTGTGTCACCAATCTACTGGATGGCATTCGGACTTGCGACCAGTACGATTCCATCCTGGCCACACATCCAC gaCGTCGGGTGCTGACCAGAGCCCTGTTGCTCGTGGCTGGGATGCTGTGTAGCTGTGGGTTGGTGGCCCTGCTCCTCACTCTGACCCAAGTGCAGCTCCTGGGGACTGATCCCAGGAGAAGGGTTCGGCTGGCCTGGGCATCAGGATGCCTCTTAGGTGCCGGAG GGTTCCCTGGAGCACTGGGGTCACTCTGGTTTGCTGTGGAGGTGGCTATGGAGCGAACCCTACCTACTCATCCCCGAGGACCTCTTACTGGCTATTACGAGTGGGGGTGGTCTTGCTGGTTAGGTATTGTGGGATCTGCTGGCTGCATGGCCACTGCTTTGGGTCTGGCCTGCTGTCTTCCAGGCCTCCGGCTCCCAG GTAGGAGGGGCCATGGACACCAATTCAGAAGCCGGCTGCACCCACAGGCCATATATATCCTGGACTCCAGCGTATAA
- the LOC100914556 gene encoding claudin-16-like isoform X2, translated as MLGPSLLPLASLALFSTALLLTATWTDCWVVNSDDSLEVSHKCQGLWRACVTNLLDGIRTCDQYDSILATHPRRRVLTRALLLVAGMLCSCGLVALLLTLTQVQLLGTDPRRRVRLAWASGCLLGAGGFPGALGSLWFAVEVAMERTLPTHPRGPLTGYYEWGWSCWLGIVGSAGCMATALGLACCLPGLRLPGQYVQEPAQFLSPSSPLFSNKQAFEGEALSLLPTVPGSPVRVKGETL; from the exons ATGCTAGGACCCAGTCTCTTGCCGCTGGCCAGTCTGGCCCTGTTCTCTACGGCTTTGCTGCTCACGGCCACCTGGACCGACTGCTGGGTGGTTAACTCAGATGACAGTCTGGAG GTAAGCCACAAATGCCAAGGGCTGTGGCGGGCGTGTGTCACCAATCTACTGGATGGCATTCGGACTTGCGACCAGTACGATTCCATCCTGGCCACACATCCAC gaCGTCGGGTGCTGACCAGAGCCCTGTTGCTCGTGGCTGGGATGCTGTGTAGCTGTGGGTTGGTGGCCCTGCTCCTCACTCTGACCCAAGTGCAGCTCCTGGGGACTGATCCCAGGAGAAGGGTTCGGCTGGCCTGGGCATCAGGATGCCTCTTAGGTGCCGGAG GGTTCCCTGGAGCACTGGGGTCACTCTGGTTTGCTGTGGAGGTGGCTATGGAGCGAACCCTACCTACTCATCCCCGAGGACCTCTTACTGGCTATTACGAGTGGGGGTGGTCTTGCTGGTTAGGTATTGTGGGATCTGCTGGCTGCATGGCCACTGCTTTGGGTCTGGCCTGCTGTCTTCCAGGCCTCCGGCTCCCAGGTCAGTATGTCCAAGAACCCGCCCAATTCCTCTCCCCAAGTTCTCCCCTCTTTTCAAACAAACAGGCATTTGAGGGGGAGGCCTTATCTTTGCTTCCAACAGTCCCAGGGTCCCCAGTCAGAGTTAAGGGTGAGACCTTATGA
- the LOC100914556 gene encoding claudin-16-like isoform X1, protein MGPAGRLGYCRLQAPMLGPSLLPLASLALFSTALLLTATWTDCWVVNSDDSLEVSHKCQGLWRACVTNLLDGIRTCDQYDSILATHPRRRVLTRALLLVAGMLCSCGLVALLLTLTQVQLLGTDPRRRVRLAWASGCLLGAGGFPGALGSLWFAVEVAMERTLPTHPRGPLTGYYEWGWSCWLGIVGSAGCMATALGLACCLPGLRLPGQYVQEPAQFLSPSSPLFSNKQAFEGEALSLLPTVPGSPVRVKGETL, encoded by the exons ATGGGACCGGCTGGACGTCTGGGTTACTGTCGCCTGCAGGCTCCAATGCTAGGACCCAGTCTCTTGCCGCTGGCCAGTCTGGCCCTGTTCTCTACGGCTTTGCTGCTCACGGCCACCTGGACCGACTGCTGGGTGGTTAACTCAGATGACAGTCTGGAG GTAAGCCACAAATGCCAAGGGCTGTGGCGGGCGTGTGTCACCAATCTACTGGATGGCATTCGGACTTGCGACCAGTACGATTCCATCCTGGCCACACATCCAC gaCGTCGGGTGCTGACCAGAGCCCTGTTGCTCGTGGCTGGGATGCTGTGTAGCTGTGGGTTGGTGGCCCTGCTCCTCACTCTGACCCAAGTGCAGCTCCTGGGGACTGATCCCAGGAGAAGGGTTCGGCTGGCCTGGGCATCAGGATGCCTCTTAGGTGCCGGAG GGTTCCCTGGAGCACTGGGGTCACTCTGGTTTGCTGTGGAGGTGGCTATGGAGCGAACCCTACCTACTCATCCCCGAGGACCTCTTACTGGCTATTACGAGTGGGGGTGGTCTTGCTGGTTAGGTATTGTGGGATCTGCTGGCTGCATGGCCACTGCTTTGGGTCTGGCCTGCTGTCTTCCAGGCCTCCGGCTCCCAGGTCAGTATGTCCAAGAACCCGCCCAATTCCTCTCCCCAAGTTCTCCCCTCTTTTCAAACAAACAGGCATTTGAGGGGGAGGCCTTATCTTTGCTTCCAACAGTCCCAGGGTCCCCAGTCAGAGTTAAGGGTGAGACCTTATGA